Proteins co-encoded in one Candidatus Binataceae bacterium genomic window:
- a CDS encoding c-type cytochrome, whose product MCRAEKESIVIVPSKSVGAAAIGRVAARVANFRTALGVAAAAMFIVAGAGAAWCFPWSIDMFRGPAIQPLEVSPRVMPEGTLPVYTGSPPQDLEQATIKAHNPLKPTPENIARGKELFTNTCTPCHGESGHGDGPVAHLLHSHGFDPKNLVTGTSKNLPDGYIYGYIRDGGIHMPSYADAMNSDERWDVVMYVRQLQGQAPASDQKTAAK is encoded by the coding sequence TTGTGCCGAGCCGAAAAGGAGTCGATCGTGATCGTGCCTAGCAAGTCTGTTGGCGCCGCCGCAATTGGCCGTGTAGCGGCGCGTGTTGCGAATTTCAGGACGGCGCTTGGCGTGGCCGCGGCGGCGATGTTCATCGTCGCGGGCGCGGGCGCGGCCTGGTGCTTCCCGTGGAGTATCGACATGTTTCGCGGCCCGGCGATTCAGCCGCTGGAGGTTTCGCCGCGCGTGATGCCGGAGGGAACGCTGCCGGTGTATACGGGATCGCCCCCGCAGGACCTCGAGCAGGCGACCATCAAGGCGCACAACCCGCTCAAGCCGACGCCCGAAAATATCGCCCGCGGCAAGGAACTGTTTACCAACACCTGCACGCCGTGTCATGGCGAGAGTGGCCACGGCGACGGCCCGGTGGCCCATCTGCTGCACTCGCACGGCTTCGATCCGAAGAATCTGGTCACTGGCACCAGCAAGAACCTTCCCGATGGCTATATCTACGGCTATATCCGCGATGGCGGGATCCATATGCCGTCGTACGCGGACGCGATGAACTCCGATGAGCGCTGGGACGTGGTGATGTATGTGCGCCAGTTGCAGGGGCAGGCCCCGGCGAGCGATCAGAAGACCGCGGCGAAGTAA
- a CDS encoding plastocyanin/azurin family copper-binding protein → MRKPILRKSLFRASAVLAVLAMLGGVVPSMAAAKTVEIKMSDTPPKFDPMSVTIQKGDTVEWVNNAQSLHSVTTNSAVAQDPKDVSLPAGAKPFDSGFMPPGAKWSYTFTVSGTYQYLCLPHEKDKMIGTVVVK, encoded by the coding sequence ATGCGCAAACCGATACTTCGAAAGTCCTTGTTCCGCGCAAGCGCGGTGCTCGCCGTTCTGGCGATGCTTGGCGGCGTTGTGCCGTCGATGGCCGCGGCAAAGACGGTCGAAATCAAGATGAGCGACACGCCGCCCAAGTTTGACCCAATGTCGGTCACGATCCAGAAGGGCGACACGGTCGAATGGGTCAATAATGCCCAGTCGCTCCACTCGGTAACCACCAATTCCGCAGTGGCGCAGGACCCCAAGGACGTCTCTTTGCCCGCAGGAGCCAAGCCTTTCGATTCCGGCTTCATGCCGCCGGGAGCGAAGTGGAGCTACACGTTCACCGTGTCCGGCACCTACCAGTACCTATGCCTGCCGCACGAAAAAGACAAGATGATCGGAACCGTGGTGGTCAAATAG
- a CDS encoding MFS transporter, producing the protein MTKQDRTAWTLAVALFFSLFFLWGTGYNCFPIFLPSMLKEFHLTRLQAGMVPAAQAISAGVFGIFIGWLLDRVPAQIVMAIGALLTALGIVMMSRAASLNGLVAGSVVTGIGMIASTILPATMVISNWFGERRGTALGITTAGMELGGMVITLAAGYLIVAHGWRFAYAVLAIPLVVIVAPLYLVFVRTRPVQTAPVSGPGESDAATGTDFGITGLEVNQALHTQAFWMLAVLQFCYTFSVGGSFIHLVKYLIDIGYTQAAGTMVISLSLGLALIGKPTMGLLGDRIGGKNALALCLFIGGLNTAGLLFARIFWVLVVFTFVGGITGSAPVALGPLVQVETLGLRRYGSIAGLLGIAFTLGATMGPPIVGKLADATGSYALSFEVCALFSMIGAVASFLCVAPSPSRIGLLVQAR; encoded by the coding sequence ATGACCAAGCAAGACCGTACGGCCTGGACGCTCGCCGTCGCGCTTTTCTTCTCGCTCTTCTTTCTATGGGGCACCGGCTACAACTGTTTTCCGATCTTTCTGCCGTCGATGCTGAAGGAGTTTCATCTGACCCGGCTGCAAGCCGGCATGGTGCCCGCGGCTCAGGCCATTTCGGCCGGCGTATTCGGCATCTTCATCGGCTGGCTGCTGGATCGCGTGCCGGCGCAGATCGTGATGGCGATCGGCGCCCTCCTGACGGCGCTGGGAATCGTGATGATGTCGCGGGCCGCCTCGCTCAACGGCCTCGTCGCCGGGTCGGTCGTGACCGGAATCGGAATGATCGCGTCAACAATCCTGCCGGCCACGATGGTCATCTCGAACTGGTTCGGCGAGCGGCGCGGCACGGCGCTGGGTATTACGACCGCCGGGATGGAGCTTGGTGGTATGGTGATCACGCTCGCCGCGGGCTACCTGATAGTGGCCCACGGATGGCGCTTCGCTTACGCGGTGCTCGCGATTCCGCTGGTCGTGATCGTCGCGCCGCTTTACCTGGTCTTCGTGCGGACGCGTCCCGTCCAGACAGCGCCGGTTTCGGGCCCCGGCGAATCGGACGCCGCAACGGGGACGGATTTCGGGATCACGGGCCTCGAGGTCAACCAAGCCCTGCACACGCAGGCGTTCTGGATGCTGGCCGTGCTGCAGTTCTGTTACACCTTCTCGGTCGGTGGCAGCTTTATCCATCTGGTGAAATACCTCATCGATATCGGCTACACGCAGGCGGCCGGAACGATGGTGATCAGCCTGTCGCTGGGACTGGCGTTGATTGGGAAGCCAACGATGGGCCTGTTGGGCGATCGGATCGGCGGCAAGAACGCGCTCGCTCTTTGCCTGTTTATCGGAGGCCTGAATACCGCCGGCCTCTTGTTCGCGCGGATCTTCTGGGTGCTCGTGGTTTTTACCTTCGTCGGCGGGATCACCGGTTCGGCGCCGGTGGCGCTAGGGCCGCTGGTGCAGGTCGAGACGCTGGGGCTCAGACGGTATGGCTCGATCGCCGGGTTGCTTGGGATCGCATTTACTCTGGGCGCAACGATGGGCCCGCCCATAGTGGGAAAACTCGCCGACGCGACCGGAAGCTATGCCTTGTCCTTCGAGGTCTGCGCGCTCTTCTCGATGATTGGCGCGGTAGCGTCTTTTCTTTGCGTGGCGCCATCGCCGTCGCGAATCGGCCTGCTCGTCCAAGCCAGATAG